A region of Desulfolithobacter dissulfuricans DNA encodes the following proteins:
- a CDS encoding ABC transporter permease: MKALANSLLLIKQKSTADLISEARRGYIGILWWVIEPVLYMSVFYLIFVVLFNRGGKDNVAFLLTGMVAWKWFVTSIPQCAGCISSNIGLIRQVYVPKVIFPGTVLLTSTIKFLIVFLLLVGFLMLTGKSPDVSWLSLPLLIFVQMLLMLALGSFLAAIIPFFPDLKLIVDNGMILLFFLSGVFFDVSSAPAKLKAWLSLNPMVGIIQSYRQVLLDASWPDWFFLATVCTLSLMLLALDWMLLRRYDRVYAKMV, translated from the coding sequence ATGAAGGCGCTTGCAAACAGCCTGTTACTGATCAAACAGAAATCTACCGCCGACCTGATTTCCGAAGCCCGACGGGGCTATATCGGCATTCTCTGGTGGGTTATCGAGCCGGTTCTCTATATGTCCGTGTTCTATCTGATTTTTGTCGTTCTGTTCAACCGGGGCGGTAAGGATAATGTTGCCTTTCTGCTCACAGGAATGGTGGCATGGAAATGGTTTGTCACTTCCATACCCCAGTGTGCGGGCTGCATTTCCTCAAATATCGGCCTGATACGTCAGGTCTATGTGCCCAAGGTCATTTTTCCGGGAACAGTGCTCTTGACCAGCACCATCAAGTTTTTGATAGTTTTCCTCTTGCTGGTCGGTTTTCTTATGCTTACTGGTAAATCTCCGGATGTTTCCTGGCTGTCACTTCCTCTCCTGATTTTCGTTCAGATGTTGCTGATGCTTGCCCTTGGCAGCTTTCTGGCCGCAATCATCCCTTTTTTTCCTGACTTGAAATTAATCGTCGACAATGGCATGATTCTGCTCTTTTTTCTGTCCGGAGTGTTTTTTGACGTCAGTTCGGCCCCGGCAAAGCTCAAGGCCTGGCTCTCTTTGAACCCCATGGTCGGGATCATCCAGTCCTACCGTCAGGTATTGCTTGACGCTTCCTGGCCGGACTGGTTCTTCCTCGCCACTGTCTGTACTCTCTCACTGATGCTGCTGGCTCTGGACTGGATGCTTCTGCGGCGATATGACCGTGTCTACGCGAAAATGGTCTGA